The genomic region CACCATGGGGTAGCATTCCCCTCCAGGAGAGAGAACTTTTCAATCAGGTGAAACAGGCTATATTAACGAATCAACTAATTACGTTTCACTACATTAATTCGGATGGTGAGAAGAGCATTCCTACCGTGGAGCCACAGAAACTTATATTCAAAAACAGTACATGGTACTTCAAAGGATATATCCATGATGATCCTGACCGGAGAGAATTCGAGACATTCAAGATGAAACGGATTACCCAGTTGACATTTCTGGCGAGAAAACACGATCACCCTGTTAATGCGGGGTCAACCTATCCTGAATCAGAGATAGCTCCTGCCCTGACCCCTCTGACACTCTCGTTTTCCAGCACCATTGCATACCGAGTACATGATTTTTTCGAACCGTCCCTCATTAAAAAAGAGCCTGATGGCAGGCTCCGTGTCTCTCTCGAACTGAATGTTGGGGAATGGCTCTACTCCTTCCTGCTGTCGTTTGGTTCCGAGCTGACCGTCATCGAGCCTGCTCATGTTGGACAGGAATTGCTCAGGCGTCATATCAAAGCTGTTGAACATTTACAGAACGTCATGAACAAACAACCCGACAATGAATGATATAATATAGGCCTATACAACTTTTGAGCACAGCTGACTCTCTGTCATGCATCTGACCGAAGGAGGTTTATCCATGCAAGACATTAGACGCAACAATGTGGAACGTTTCAAAGGTTTCGGTACGTTATACGATGAGAATCGCCCAGCTGCTCCCACTGAAGTGGTGGATATTCTAACGACATATCTTGGCAGTACACCGCGTATGGTCGCAGATGTTGGCTGTGGCACCGGTTTATCATCGTGGATCTGGCTTAATGAGGCAGAACGCATCATTGGCTTTGAACCCAGCGATGACATGAGGTCTGTAGCGGAATCCAAGTGGGAATCTGCCGGCAAACCGGATAACCTCCGGTTCGTGTCCGGCTTGTCTCATGACCTCGGGCTCCCGGATGGTAGTGTGGATGTGTTGACCTGTTCGCAATCGTTTCACTGGATGGAGCCGCAACCCACACTGCGCGAGTTTGCACGTGTACTTCGTACAGGGTGCATATTTGCTGCCTACGACTGCGACTGGCCACCAATGCTGGACTGGCAACTGGAACAGGCCTATATGCTGCTGAATACGGAGGCAGATCATCGAGCAGCCAGTCTCGCCCCGCAAGAGAATCAGGCACACAAATGGAGCAAAGATGGGCATCTGCAGCAGATTCAGCAGTCCGGGCTATTCCGATATGTTCGGGAAATTGTGTTTCATCACCACGAGACATTCACAGCCGATCGTTACGTCAATCTGGCCTTGAGTCAAGGCGGCTTGCAAACGGCGTTGAAGCTCGGAGCGGATGATCTATTAATAGCTGCCGACGACTTTAGAGCGCTGGCTAATCGTGTATTTGACGGAGAATCAAGAAAAGTACTATTCTCGTATCGCATGCGCCTTGGTATTGTCTGAAAGTAGTACGTTGCTTGCACCTTTTGTACATACCAAATGAAATAAGGAGGTCCTACACGTCATAAACTTGACCTGTAGGACCTCCTTTTTATAGCGTTATTCTGCTCTAGCAAATCGTGAGACTCTTTGCGTTCGAGATTTAATTATATGCTTTTGTCTACATCATCATGAGGAGAACAAGTCACTTAATTGGCCTTCCTGTACATTCAATGCCAGTACCAATTTTGTTGGGTCCTGCCTTGAATAAATGACGTTAATGATATGACCTTGCTGCACCTGAGACAGCGCCGACGACAAAATCTCTTTTTGCGTCGTCACATTGAAGGTTTCACCGTTCGTTTTCGTTATGCTGAGTTTGAGCTGAAGCTTGATCTTGTTACTGCCTCCACTCCCAAGTGGGGTGACATCGAGAATCTTGGCCATCGCTTTTTCACCTGTTCTCGCAATATCCATCATTTCAGGCGATACCCCCTGCTGTACCATCTTCTCATCCAGTAATTGCTGCATATCTTCTTGCGACAACCGCCCTTTCAGATCAAGTCCTACCTTGCGCTCATCCTTTACAGAAACGACTAACGGAATGAAACTACCCGGTTGGAACTGTGCCAGGGAGGTCAATGGAATGACTGTTTTCATCTCCGTATCGTATTTTTCACGCCCCTTACGCGACACCGTCAGACCCAACCGGACCTCAGGCTGTTCATTAATATACGTACCTGTCTGTTGTATAGTTTTAATGACCCCAACTGCTGGTAAACCTGTCTTCACTCGACTTACGCCAAATATATTGCTCAAAATCGCAGGAACAAAGATCAGCGCGAACCCGGCAAAAATCGCCGGAGTATACCACCATGCCTGCATAATCATAAACGGATCATCCCACAGCCGCTGTGCCAAAAATGGAGAGAATCCCACTCCGAACACCGTTAATACGCCAATCAATCTCAGGAAACCTACCATATGATCCACCCTCTCTTAATCCTTCTTTTAACATCTCTTTTTATCGTTGTTATACGCATTATATAAATAGAATATCACTGTCTTATAACCAAATACCTTCTAGATAGACAATAGCCCCATGTAAATCAGCTCAGACGGATTTGCTGGATTCTGGCCCAATCCCACCCGATCGCCTACTCGTGGAATCTGCATCTTCGATACCAGTGTCTCCAATGTACGCTGATACTGGTTACCGTTTGTCTCCGTCACATCCAATACAAGCACAACAATCGGATCAAAGTTGATCAGTTTCCCCGTATCGGTGATTGTCACCACCGTAGCTGTTGCAGTTAATGGAAGCGAACCACTCGCCGCCAATTGTGCCTGCTTTGCCGAATCCAGACTCTGATTGATGGCCTCCCGATGTTCCTTCGATACAAAGCCTTTCATCATCATGCCAGTGAGTCCTTTATTCATCAGTTTATCCGCTTTAGCAATCGCATCTTCCTGCTTGTTCTTTTTACCGAACCATCCCATATTAAGCACCTCATTTGTTTTATTTTATTTTTAGAAGTTGTTCAAAAAGTCCACTTTTGATTACGAATCATGCCTAGCGGCATCATCAGCATCGAATATGAAATTCAGCCGAAATGTCCGTTGCTCACGTAGGTCTCCTACGCTCCGCTACTCCATTTCTAGCTTCATTCCATCTTCTCGGTACTGAAAACCAGACTTTTTGAACACGTATTTATAGTTAAATTATAAACACCGCGGCTTGTCCTTGAATACCCTTCTGGCGGCATACAAAAAAAACGAAAAATCCCGCAATTGAATTACGGAATAATCGTTTCTTTGGTAAGGATTGAAGCAAATTTGGCAAAAAAGATCTGCTAATCCGATCTTCATTTCAAGATTGCTAGCCATATTTTGTGGAAAGTAGGTTGGTATTGCACGTAATTAAGCCATAATCAGGCTTTTCCAAGCCGATTCTCGCTCTATTTTTTGCGTAACAGGTATACCAGCTTCCGATAATACATCGCCGCTTCCTTGTATTTCCGCTGATCCTCAGACACTACAGCCATTCCCTCATATAAAGGTTCAAGCCGCATGACATGCTGCGCAGATTCAAAATAAGGCAGACACGCAAGTGCCCGCTCCATGAAAACCTCGCGATCTCCATGTGCAAGAGCCAGATGGCTCTGGTAGAAGGTTGCGCTCATCTGCTGGTCCTGTGTTGTTGCACATTTCAAAAGTTGATCTACACTCTGCGCAAGCACGCCCCAGTTCTTCCGCGTCAGAGCCACTTCACATCGATACACACCGATGAGCGGCTGCATGGCCTGCTGTGTTTCTTCCGGTTCCTGCTGCAATAGCGACTCGAATCGTTCAATCTCTGCCTGTGCCTGATCCAGTTCACCTGTCATTGTCAGCATGACAATCCGATTGTTCGCAATTGCCGTCACCAAATCTCCCTGGTTGCCGGCATACACAAGGTTTGCCTCCGCCATGGTTAATGCCGAGAGTGCCTCCTGAACCAGCCCCATTGCGAAACAATAGCCACTATATGCCACATATAACCCGGACAACCGGTGGAACATCCGCTGATCATAGACATGACGCATCGTAAGCTCAAATACCTGTTTTGCCTCTTCATACTGTTTGACCTGAATGTAGGCTTCCATCTTGATATTTTGCACAGACAGCCAGAATTCACTGCCAGGAAGCGCCAGCTCACTGAGCCTGGTTGCATGAGTTAATACATCCACAAAGGCCATTTTGGAGCGATAATATTGTATTTTATAGAACAAAAGTGCTTTGGCTAACGGACGCGGCAGATCAATATCATCCGGACGACCGTACTTCTCCAGGTAAAAATTAAGATAGGACGTATGTATATACTCATGAGCCGTTGCATCGTTTAATTGCTGATAATAGACCGCCTTCATCAAGGCCGTTGTCAGCTCGACGGTCAGTGTGTCATCCCGATCTGCCAATGCATGCACCGCATCTTCGGATATCGCCGACGCTGGAACAGACATTTGTTCGAAAACAACCTCTGCCCGTTCGAGTGTTTCCTCGTCCTGAGCCGCAGCTTTTAGAATATAGGAAGGGGATACCCCAAGACGCCCGGCGATGGCTTCTGCCAAGTCCTCAGGTAGAGGATAACGATCAGCCAGGATATTGGCAAAGTGGGCCTGCGTGACCAGACCTTCCACAAGGTCTTTACGAGAGATCTGTTTTCTTTTGCTAAGCAGTTCAATGCGTTCTTTCAGCATGGTTTCCCTGTCCTTTCTATCCTAACGAGCGAGTGAATTTCTATTCACATCATCGCAAAATTAGAGATATAACGCTACCCTTCGGGTGAAATCAAACGAAACGGTTTCCGTTTCCGAGGTAATTGTTTTACAATAAGGAGGTATGTGTAAGAGCATTTTATCGAAATGCTGAAACATGAGCTGAATATGAAAGGATGCAAATAAATGATTATTAAACCAAGAACACGTGGTTTTATTTGTACTACTTCCCATCCTGTAGGTTGCGCTGCGCAAGTGCAGGAACAGATTGATTATGTGAAATCCCAGCCACAGCTGAAAGGACCTCGTAATGTGCTCGTCATCGGTGCTTCCACCGGTTACGGACTGGCATCACGCGTTGTCTCTGCTTTTGGGGCGGGAGCGAATACGGTCGGCATTTATCGCCCAAGCAGCTCCACAGAGAAACGTACAGCGTCAGCAGGCTGGTACAACTCCGCCGCATTTGAAAAAGCCGCTGAGGAAGCAGGCCTGAAATCGTACAGCATCACAGGCGATGCATTCGCAAACGAAACAAGAGACAAAGCCGTTGAACTCATTCGCAGTGAACTCGGTCAAGTGGATCTGGTCGTATACAGCGTAGCTTCGGCACGTCGTACCGATCCAAACACGGGTGAAGTATTCAACTCTGTGCTGAAACCTATCGGACAATCCTACACGAACAAAACAGTAAACTTCCACACAGGCGAAATCAGCTCCGTTACACTGGAGCCAGCAAACGAAGAGGAAATTCGTCAGACGGTATCCGTTATGGGCGGAGACGATTGGGAACTGTGGATGGATGCCCTTCAACAAGGCGGCGTGCTTGCTGACGATGCAACAACGATCGCTTTCTCCTACATCGGTCCTGAGCTTACCCATGCCATTTATCGTGATGGTTCCATCGGTCAAGCCAAGAATCATCTGGAAGCGACTGCACACAAGCTGAATGATCGTCTAAGTGCAAAAGGTGGACGTGCGTACTTAACTGTAGCCAAGGCGCTAGTGACTCAATCCAGTTCTGCGATTCCAGTTGTGCCGCTGTACATCTCAGCATTGTACAAAGTCATGAAAGAAAAAGGCTTGCATGAAGGCTGCATCGAGCAATTGCAACGTCTGTTCGCTGATCGCTTGTATGCAGGAGGAGAAGTTCCAACCGATTCAGCAGGTCGCATTCGCATTGACGATTGGGAGATGAGAGCTGACGTTCAGGAAGAAGTGGCGAAGCTCTGGAATGAGTTGACCACAGAGAACATCTACGATCTGTCCGATCTGGAAGGTTACCGTCGCGAATTCTTCCAGCTGTTTGGTTTTGAAACCGATGGTGTGGATTATGAAGCAGATGTTGATCCAAACGTTGAAATGCCTCATCTGGTGAACTAAAGAAGTTTTTGCGTGGACGTGAGCATAGGTTTACGTTAGAACTAGCTGCGGATGTCATGCTAAAGATATGATTTTATAATCAAAACAGGAGGGGCCCTCTGGCTCCCCCTTTTTTGTCCTTTTCATATCCGTTCATCAATTCCAATTTTGTATCCATACACTGCTTCGTATATCCCCTAATCAAATCGATTTAAGCAGCTTTTTCAGCTCTTTCGGTATCGTCTTCTCGATAGTAATGGAACGCGCTCCATGCATGGACGCAAAGAATTGAAGCCCTTCCCGAAAATCCGTGATCCATTCCTCCAGAGGTGGAGCAGTCTCTTCCATCGATAACAAACGAACAGTAAGCACTCCCGTTTTGCGATCAAGTCGCGGGTCCATACGTCCGATCAACCGATCACCGTGAAGAATCGGCATAGCATAATAACCGTAGGTTCTTTTCACCTCTGGCGTATATATCTCCCATTTATAATGAAAATCGAATAAATCGACAATACGTTCTCTTCTCCATAACAGGTTATCCAGCGGCGGCAGGAAACGTACCGGACCAGACGGATCATAGTCGGCCCTGGCTGTCTCCAAATTCAACAGCATTTCTTCATCTTCTGTACGAATATAATATGGCGTGGCTACGTCCTCCACCTTAAGTGGGATCATTCGCCCATCTGACACACGGGCGGCAATATGGGCGCGTCGTTCAGCCGCTGTAGATTTTAACCAACCCAGACGGGGATCACGGGCATCCACCACTCTATAGGCATCTATGTATTTATCCATAAGCGCTTGATGCTGATTAAGCATAACCTGTTCTTCTCTTGAGGTTGACTCCTCCCTACGTAAATCCGGTTCGGTAATCTGAAAATATCGTTCATTCCCTTGCCTTGCCACTACCCGAATAGCCGCTGTATCCAACAAAAGATTTAGTGCCAGGCTTGTGTCCTTCGTCTTAGGTGTATCCGGGTGGTCCCAATACCCACTGACCCGCTCAACTGCACGAAATGCTTTGGAGGGCAAAGGTCCTTCCTCAGCAAGACGTTTCATAACATGCTCCACGGTACCTTCCAAACCTTGCAGGGATGGTGCGAGACGTTCTCTCATTCTGGCACGCACAGGTTCAAAGAGGGCATAGTCTTCGATTGGAATCACACATGCCGCATTGGCAAAATACTCAAATACCTTGTGATTACTTAGCAATGTATGTAAATACGCGGGGCTATATCCCGGATCACGGGCACCCAGCACCAAATGCTGATTTCCGGCTACCGCAGATACCGGATCAATCTGCACGCAACCGAGACTGCGAATTAGCTCCATGACCTGATCCGGCCCGGAGTGCCCCGCTTCCGCTGGCCAACGTGCCAGTAAACCTTGCGTGTGCAGCAAAAGACGTCGAACAGCTACTTTACTTATACGTAGAGGTGTTGTCATCGAAATGGCTCGTCCCTTCTAACTTAAATTCATGATCAACCAGAAGCTTCCCCAATCAAAAGAAGGTTTATAGGAACATTATGCACTTTTTCGCACACATTGGACAAAATAAAAAGAAGCACCACCATCCTGGATGATCTGCTTCTTGTGTTTGACCTTTTGCAATTTTTCCTGCTTCGTAGGCATGAGGCGTACATGCTGGGATAACGCACCATAATCTCCGTTGACTCTCCGGCTCTGTTCCGAGCACCATTGACCTGACCGCTCTGCTTTGCGTAATGCTTTTTGTGTTTGTGTACGTGCCATAATGGATCACACACTCCTTTGTTGATATACATTCAATATATCATGTGCAGCTAAGCAAGTGAAGGTGAAGCATTTTTTGTTGAAGCGGATAAATTAGTACTACTGTTCTTGAAATCAAAAAAGGCCGCTATTATTAGCGTCCTTTTTTGATCTTTCATCTTCTTTATTGTTCAACTTTAAACCATGGACCTGCATTTTGTATGACACCCCATAGTTTCGCTGGCAACAAAAGATCACTAACTTTGGATGATTTAATCACGTTTTGAATTTCCGATTCTCTCCCTTGTTGAACTTTTTCAATCCACTCTGGATCAGAGATTAATACACGCCCAATTACTGCTAACGAAAGTCCTCTCTCCAAGCTTTCAGAGACATCCTCTGGGCTTTCCAAGGAACCCGCTGCAATGACTGAAATTCGATTATTGGCATGTTCAACAATCAGCTCAAGATACGTTTTTTTGTTATCTTGGTTATATTTTGGTTTTGACATAAGGGCTTGTACCAAGGAACCATGAACATAATCAACATTTTCTTCAATCAGTTTATCAATCAGTGCGTAAGTATCCTTCATTCTAAGGGCATCTTGTTGATGTTCTTCTGGGGAAATGCGGTAACCTAAAATAAAAGGTTTTGTCGAATATTTTTCAATAGCTCTTTTCACCTCTCGAATAACAGCTATTGGAAAACTTAGACGTTTTTCCAGTGAGCCACCCCATTGATCTTGACGTTTGTTGAAAAATGGAGATAAAAAGCTTTGAAGTAAAAAACCGTGAGCTCCATGGAGTTCAACACCATCAAAACCAGCTTCAATTGCACGTCTTGTAGTTTCACCGAACGCATGAATAATTTCCAGAATTTCTTCATGGGTAAGCTCTCTAGGGGACACTGCTTCAGTCAGAGCAACACCGCTTGGACTTACCACGTCGCCATTAGGAACTAATTCAGCAATCGCTTTATCTCCAGCATGGAACAATTGAAGAATTGCTGGAGCTCCTCCACTCTTAGCAGCATCAGCCAATTTTTTTAGACTAGGGATAAATGAATCATTATATGCGGCGAATTCATGTGTAAATCCAATACCATTGGGTAGGACATGAGTACAGCCAGTGATAACTAAACCTACACCATGAACTCTTTTTTTATAATATGCAACTTCCTCATCGGAAATCGTGTAATCATCATTGCTTGACCATGTCGTCATCGGAGACATGACCACTCTATTCTTTAAGGTAATCCCTTTATTGAATGTAAAAGGTTCAAACAAGTTATTAAATTTACTCATTGTACGTTCTCCTTTATATTTTATTTCTAAGTGCTTATTCATGGAACAGATGAAGGTGACCTTATCTCATCCATCCCAATCACAAGTTCTACACAAGAATATCAGGTTAACCTAAGGGGAAGTAAAGTAGGAATTGATACGTAATTTCAAACGATTTTCTTTTAATAATCTCATATGTGATAGAATAACAGTTACAGTAACTGTAACTATGGAGGCGATCAGATGTTTTTTTCAATGAAATATGTGGTGGAGAATTATAATATAACTGCAAAGACACTTCGATTTTATGAAGAGCAAGGGATATTACCGAATATTTCGCGCGACGAAAAAGGCAATAGAGTCTATACCGAACAACAAATCGATTGGATTTCTTTTATTCTTTGTCTCAAAGAAACAGGAATGCCACTTTCTAAAATTAAAGAATACAAGGAATCTTATGAGATGGGGAACTCCACCTATTTAGAAAGAGAGGAAATGTTAAAGACACATAAAATTGAATTACAACAGAAAATCGAAGAAAGTTTGAAACATATGGAAGAAATAAATTATAAATTAGCTATGTATGAACTTCAAAAAGATGAGGTTAGGAAAAATCCTAACCACAATTTTAAATGTCACGGCCTTGAGGTGAATATTGTCGATACCAGGGGGGTTGAATCAAATATTCAGAATGCTACAACCAACAGATGAACAAACGAAGCTCGAAATACCTATCAAAAATAACCAGTCGCGGGTATTGACCTAGCGATTGGTTATAATTCGATTATATTAAAAAAATCTACGTTAGAGCACATTACTACAATGGCAACCTAGCGGGATTGCCGCTTTCGCCTGGATTGCCACGTCTCGATCGGTTCGTGATCATCTTCTTCGATCAGTTCCAGTGCTTCTTCCACTCTTCTCGCTTTGAATAACAGGATTAACTCCATCAGGTCTTCCCGGTCCAGCAGCTTCACTCCATTAACTGCTGCAAGCGTCCGACAGGCTTCGGTGTAACGGGCGGACGTCAATACAATAGACCGATCAGCTTCATAATAACGCATCGATGTATAGATCTCCTGCACTGCACTCAATCCTACGGGATGGTTCGCACCATATCGCTTCGCTTGTATCACACTTCGTCTGCCGAGTCTATCGACAAACACCAGATCTGCCCCAAAATCCCGGCTGCTCGTCGTCTTATGAACCTCGTCATACCCAAGTTCTTCAAATAAATGATAGAGATATAATTCAAACTCCGAACCATCCTCCATCTTGTCGATATCCTTTATCGTAATCTTCCGGGGATTGGCTTCACTTCGAATCCGCTGCCCGCGCCCGATAACACGCCGAATAATCCAAGCAAGCAACAACAATACGATGATACATCCAATGACCCATAGGGTCATATTTTCACTCCAATTCATAGCTGTTCTCCTTGTTCATTTCCTATGTTCTATCCAACGTCTTACGCAGATATGGCTTGTCACCGCACTAAATATATCAGACTTCCACCTCCATCGAAAGAAGATGAAATCCCTGTAACCGTTACACTTCACTAAACAAAGATGATACGCAATACGAATGATAAAAGGTTACAGTACGTTCGGTTGAATTCAACTTGACATCAATGGTAAAATTCAACAATCGGTTCTGTTTTGAACCGAAGAAGAAAGGTGGTTTATCACTTGCATACATTGACCAAACACAAGTCCAAAACATGGGCTGCCCTCATTCTTAGCGGCATGCTCCTCTTCACCATGAATACAACGAGTTACGCCGCTGTCTCCAC from Paenibacillus sp. FSL R5-0341 harbors:
- the fabV gene encoding enoyl-ACP reductase FabV, with protein sequence MIIKPRTRGFICTTSHPVGCAAQVQEQIDYVKSQPQLKGPRNVLVIGASTGYGLASRVVSAFGAGANTVGIYRPSSSTEKRTASAGWYNSAAFEKAAEEAGLKSYSITGDAFANETRDKAVELIRSELGQVDLVVYSVASARRTDPNTGEVFNSVLKPIGQSYTNKTVNFHTGEISSVTLEPANEEEIRQTVSVMGGDDWELWMDALQQGGVLADDATTIAFSYIGPELTHAIYRDGSIGQAKNHLEATAHKLNDRLSAKGGRAYLTVAKALVTQSSSAIPVVPLYISALYKVMKEKGLHEGCIEQLQRLFADRLYAGGEVPTDSAGRIRIDDWEMRADVQEEVAKLWNELTTENIYDLSDLEGYRREFFQLFGFETDGVDYEADVDPNVEMPHLVN
- a CDS encoding MerR family transcriptional regulator; translation: MKYVVENYNITAKTLRFYEEQGILPNISRDEKGNRVYTEQQIDWISFILCLKETGMPLSKIKEYKESYEMGNSTYLEREEMLKTHKIELQQKIEESLKHMEEINYKLAMYELQKDEVRKNPNHNFKCHGLEVNIVDTRGVESNIQNATTNR
- a CDS encoding YafY family protein, yielding MLLLLLEKKKATAPELARLFEISVRTVYRDIDRLSAAGIPIYTTTGKHGGIHLMDNYVMDKSLLSEEDQNEILMGLYSVSAIPHLNSAHMLQRLTALFDHKLDWIEFNFSPWGSIPLQERELFNQVKQAILTNQLITFHYINSDGEKSIPTVEPQKLIFKNSTWYFKGYIHDDPDRREFETFKMKRITQLTFLARKHDHPVNAGSTYPESEIAPALTPLTLSFSSTIAYRVHDFFEPSLIKKEPDGRLRVSLELNVGEWLYSFLLSFGSELTVIEPAHVGQELLRRHIKAVEHLQNVMNKQPDNE
- a CDS encoding class I SAM-dependent methyltransferase, which encodes MQDIRRNNVERFKGFGTLYDENRPAAPTEVVDILTTYLGSTPRMVADVGCGTGLSSWIWLNEAERIIGFEPSDDMRSVAESKWESAGKPDNLRFVSGLSHDLGLPDGSVDVLTCSQSFHWMEPQPTLREFARVLRTGCIFAAYDCDWPPMLDWQLEQAYMLLNTEADHRAASLAPQENQAHKWSKDGHLQQIQQSGLFRYVREIVFHHHETFTADRYVNLALSQGGLQTALKLGADDLLIAADDFRALANRVFDGESRKVLFSYRMRLGIV
- a CDS encoding restriction endonuclease, translating into MNWSENMTLWVIGCIIVLLLLAWIIRRVIGRGQRIRSEANPRKITIKDIDKMEDGSEFELYLYHLFEELGYDEVHKTTSSRDFGADLVFVDRLGRRSVIQAKRYGANHPVGLSAVQEIYTSMRYYEADRSIVLTSARYTEACRTLAAVNGVKLLDREDLMELILLFKARRVEEALELIEEDDHEPIETWQSRRKRQSR
- a CDS encoding XRE family transcriptional regulator — its product is MLKERIELLSKRKQISRKDLVEGLVTQAHFANILADRYPLPEDLAEAIAGRLGVSPSYILKAAAQDEETLERAEVVFEQMSVPASAISEDAVHALADRDDTLTVELTTALMKAVYYQQLNDATAHEYIHTSYLNFYLEKYGRPDDIDLPRPLAKALLFYKIQYYRSKMAFVDVLTHATRLSELALPGSEFWLSVQNIKMEAYIQVKQYEEAKQVFELTMRHVYDQRMFHRLSGLYVAYSGYCFAMGLVQEALSALTMAEANLVYAGNQGDLVTAIANNRIVMLTMTGELDQAQAEIERFESLLQQEPEETQQAMQPLIGVYRCEVALTRKNWGVLAQSVDQLLKCATTQDQQMSATFYQSHLALAHGDREVFMERALACLPYFESAQHVMRLEPLYEGMAVVSEDQRKYKEAAMYYRKLVYLLRKK
- a CDS encoding NADH-dependent flavin oxidoreductase, with translation MSKFNNLFEPFTFNKGITLKNRVVMSPMTTWSSNDDYTISDEEVAYYKKRVHGVGLVITGCTHVLPNGIGFTHEFAAYNDSFIPSLKKLADAAKSGGAPAILQLFHAGDKAIAELVPNGDVVSPSGVALTEAVSPRELTHEEILEIIHAFGETTRRAIEAGFDGVELHGAHGFLLQSFLSPFFNKRQDQWGGSLEKRLSFPIAVIREVKRAIEKYSTKPFILGYRISPEEHQQDALRMKDTYALIDKLIEENVDYVHGSLVQALMSKPKYNQDNKKTYLELIVEHANNRISVIAAGSLESPEDVSESLERGLSLAVIGRVLISDPEWIEKVQQGRESEIQNVIKSSKVSDLLLPAKLWGVIQNAGPWFKVEQ
- a CDS encoding crosslink repair DNA glycosylase YcaQ family protein; translation: MTTPLRISKVAVRRLLLHTQGLLARWPAEAGHSGPDQVMELIRSLGCVQIDPVSAVAGNQHLVLGARDPGYSPAYLHTLLSNHKVFEYFANAACVIPIEDYALFEPVRARMRERLAPSLQGLEGTVEHVMKRLAEEGPLPSKAFRAVERVSGYWDHPDTPKTKDTSLALNLLLDTAAIRVVARQGNERYFQITEPDLRREESTSREEQVMLNQHQALMDKYIDAYRVVDARDPRLGWLKSTAAERRAHIAARVSDGRMIPLKVEDVATPYYIRTEDEEMLLNLETARADYDPSGPVRFLPPLDNLLWRRERIVDLFDFHYKWEIYTPEVKRTYGYYAMPILHGDRLIGRMDPRLDRKTGVLTVRLLSMEETAPPLEEWITDFREGLQFFASMHGARSITIEKTIPKELKKLLKSI